Within the Chloroflexota bacterium genome, the region CGGGCGGCGGCGCCTGCGCGGGGTCGAACGGCTGCGCGCGGTCTGCGATCGTCAGCGTCACGCGCGACGGCTCGCACGCGACCACGACGCGCAGCGGGCCGGGCGGCATCCCGGCGTAGCCGTGGCTGACGATGTTCGTGGCCACCTCGTCAAGGACGACCAGCCAGTCGAAGACGGCCGCCTCGGGCACGCCCGCGCCGCGCAGGGTCTGCTCGACGAAGTCGCGCAGGCGGTCGAGGTTTTCCGGCCGCGCGTCGACGGTCAGCGCAGGCCACTCAGCCGCATCGCCGCCCGTCATCGTGTTAAACGCCGAAACTGGCCACGGCGGCATCCACCGTCGGGAAGTTCTTGAGAATGCCGGTGAAACCACTGAGCTCCAGCACTTTGTAAACGCCGCTCTGCGCAGCCGCCAGCCGCAGATCGCCGCCGTGCTGGCGCACGTCCTTCACCGCAGCGAGCAGAGTACGCAGGCCGGCGCTGCTCGTATAGTTGAGCGCCGACAGGTCGGCAACCAGATGATGCTGCCCGGCCGTGATTTGCGCGCTCAGGAACGCGCTCAACTGCGGAGCGGTCAGCGTGTCCATGCGGCCACTGACGGCGAAGACGAGTACCGTGCCGCGCTGCGTGCTTATGATTTCCATGGTAGGGCGCTCCTGGCGTGCGGGTGGCACATGCAAGTGCGCCGGCACGCGTGATGCGGCTGATTATATCACCACGAAAAATGCAGACCAATCAGACAATAGACGATGCCGCACAGATCGACGCCAATTCAGCCTGGCCCACACATAGAATAGACTGCATAGTCCGCGGCCTCGACCGTTGATTCAACAGTCACGGTGATGTCGTCCTGACCGCGCAATTCATGCTGCGTGAAACGGACTGGCGGCAGTTCCTACACGCCATTCAGCAACTGGTAATCTGGCATGGCGCCCTCGTCGACACAAAGCTTAAAACCAGTTTGCCAGATTATGGCTAACCTGTTTCCCGTTAAAGTCGGGAGAGCCATCGACTGGCAATCCAAACACG harbors:
- a CDS encoding ATP-binding protein, with translation MPPWPVSAFNTMTGGDAAEWPALTVDARPENLDRLRDFVEQTLRGAGVPEAAVFDWLVVLDEVATNIVSHGYAGMPPGPLRVVVACEPSRVTLTIADRAQPFDPAQAPPPDLTSDWEARPIGGLGWHLVRHLTDELRYTTDPHGGNVLMLVKRLNRAAGDGGHPGIAGMT
- a CDS encoding STAS domain-containing protein, which translates into the protein MEIISTQRGTVLVFAVSGRMDTLTAPQLSAFLSAQITAGQHHLVADLSALNYTSSAGLRTLLAAVKDVRQHGGDLRLAAAQSGVYKVLELSGFTGILKNFPTVDAAVASFGV